ATCAATGCTATACATCCGAGCATGGCCATCGGGACCAGCGACCCCGCAACAAGGCCAGTCCTGAATCCTGCAAATGCGAGAATAACTAAAACTACAAACAGAAAAGATTCAAGTAGATTGATCATAAAATTGTTAACAGCCGTTTCTACATATTCCGGCTGATACACGACAATATTATAATTCATGCCGTGATACAGATTCGCTGAAAGCTGATCAAGCTTTGCTGTGACTCTCTTGCCCAACTCCATGATATTATTGCCGTCTGCCATTGAAACGGCAAGCATAATGGCGGGAGCACCGTTATAACGGCTCATTACAGACGGCGGATCGGCAAAACCTCTGGAAACCTTTGTAACATCGGAAAGTTTCATGCTGGACTTCATGCCTTCAAGCCTCATTGAAAGGGAAGCAATGTCGTCTACAGACTTAAATTCTCCGGTCGGTTCAATGGAAATTCTGTCGGGCCCTACTTTGGATGAACCGCTCGGTCTTATGGAATTCTGATGATCAATCATCTGTCCCACGGCAAATGGGCTTACCCCTGCCGCAGCCATACGCGAGTTGGAAAAATCGATATAAATTCTTTCGTCCTGAAGGCCCCAGCGATCAACCTTCCCAACGCCTGAGACCATCAGCAATTCATCACGGGTATAATCCGCAACATCCTTAAGTTCACGATATGAAAAGCCGTCCCCCGTCAGCGCAATAATAATACCGAATACATCTCCGAATTCATCATTGATGACTGGAGTCATCGCCTCTGACGGTAAAGTCGGCTGAGCATCCGAGACTTTGTTACGCAGCTTCTGCCACATGGGATTCATATTTTTGATGGAAGCATAAAATTCCACTTCGATAATAGAAATCCCCGTCATTGACTGAGAACGGACTACTTTGACATCACCGATTTCACGAATTTTCTCTTCAAGTTTATCCGTGACAAGTTCCTCAACACGCTGAGGAGAAGCCCCGGGAAAACCGGTTATCACCACCCCGGTCCGGATAGTAAAATCCGGGTCTTCCGCCTTGGGAATATTCATAAAAGTCATTACCCCGCCCAGCGCTATGAGCAGGAAAATGGCAATCGATGTGCGATTATTTTCAATGCACCACTTTGCAATGTTCACGAAAGATCTCCGACTGTTTTAACCTTCATGCCATCCTTAAGAGAATGAACTCCACGCGTCACAACAGTCTCACCGGCCTTTAAGCCTTCTTTTATCTGAACACCTATAGGAGACAATGAACCGATATCAACCTTGCGCAACTTCACAATAGTACTATTTTCAACAACCCAGACATGGTTGCTGCCATCTGGATTACCTACAACAGCTGACGGTGGAACAAATATATGACTGCTTCCTGTGCGCCCGGCAAAATTGACATCCCCTGACATCCCGCTACGGAGAAGTTTATCAGAGTTATTCAGGTAAACCTTAACCGGAAAAGAAGCCCTCTGATTAGCTCCGATACCGACCTCCATGACAATGCCTTTCATAACTTTTCCGGGCAGCGCATCAAAAGTAACTTCCACATCTTCCCCTTCGCTGACTTGCGAAATCAAAGTATCAGGAAGTAATATACTCATCTTCATCTGCCGCCCTGCGTTAAAAACAATTACACCCTGTCCAGATTGAACATTTTGATGAATATTAACATTTACCTTGCTTACCCAACCATCAAAAGGAGCTATAAGAACTGTATATTTAAGTTTTTTACGGGCGATATCGAGCATCTTTGCCGTGGCATTCAGATGAGCTTCCTGAGATTTAAAGTCAGCAACGGCCTGATCCAGCTCACTCTTAGATATTACCTTACGGTCATAAAGCTGAGCAACTCTGTCCACATCGGCTTTTGCGCGGGTAAAATTTGCACGGACCTGTTCAAGCTGAGCTTCTATCTGATTAACTTCCAGCTCATAGTCAGCGGGGTCAAGCTGAGCGACAACATCACCGGCGCTGAATTTTCTGCCGATCTGGTCACCGGGAAAAGATATAATTTTTCCGCCTACACGAAATGAAAGTTCCGATTCAAGAGCATCTTCCGCAGTACCGGAAAAGGTCCATTGCCTGTCGGAAAGAGATTCTCCTACCTGCATTATTTTTACAGGGCGTATAATTTCCTCGACAGATCCCTGCTTAGTCTTGCATCCGGCAACAACTAAAAAACTCAAACACAAGACTGTAAGTATTACTTTATTCAT
The nucleotide sequence above comes from Maridesulfovibrio ferrireducens. Encoded proteins:
- a CDS encoding efflux RND transporter periplasmic adaptor subunit — translated: MNKVILTVLCLSFLVVAGCKTKQGSVEEIIRPVKIMQVGESLSDRQWTFSGTAEDALESELSFRVGGKIISFPGDQIGRKFSAGDVVAQLDPADYELEVNQIEAQLEQVRANFTRAKADVDRVAQLYDRKVISKSELDQAVADFKSQEAHLNATAKMLDIARKKLKYTVLIAPFDGWVSKVNVNIHQNVQSGQGVIVFNAGRQMKMSILLPDTLISQVSEGEDVEVTFDALPGKVMKGIVMEVGIGANQRASFPVKVYLNNSDKLLRSGMSGDVNFAGRTGSSHIFVPPSAVVGNPDGSNHVWVVENSTIVKLRKVDIGSLSPIGVQIKEGLKAGETVVTRGVHSLKDGMKVKTVGDLS